In the genome of Bombus affinis isolate iyBomAffi1 chromosome 7, iyBomAffi1.2, whole genome shotgun sequence, one region contains:
- the LOC126918726 gene encoding serine-rich adhesin for platelets-like isoform X5 has translation MSSHIQKSCVGLEATLSDSKKKYGDKVNALLSAWEHVTNFIPGATPEATQSLIEWAHKHTLKLVLRGEWPKLSPATKTHLSVTLQRCASHLVQHPAAPRCTALIALVHNPWTHPALDSILNGQPDSEHEEEFCCSEKGELLTMRLKILCEDRCEDIAVKLAAACVRSLRRSDRLRSLSDSHHVHYMIDVYIVLLYKLKRTQDIFAQLKLMDLSDGLELVQRLSGERPTKYGTARVWRNSIKAAELVAQYLVTAGMVRPVPETGANVLEQILNSWALLHSKLKDVAPTLPGMIRKLIEPAESAQHIYIFCAVLVKHFGDSIKPVVIELYIRALTTDMNELESQKTKSDTEKVRETAKRLSTQFLKLADVVGSNIGIARECVLTAFSLHPTRACYDRIKEIAVACGKTKEDGTSGDNVTGNEKLNHILENNHSNIGLKKIDSNAGEKNGTKVTNTDSSSSLCNSSLFPVSPSLSSSITGITTPTKKNIDFQNGQVTKNFERTDQLLKSLLTLKKGDTTNSASDRCPLHPKRDSLSNGPLGELCFNCGEFIGNDISSSKTPESNNTNSRNVERTLDALILIKGDAVTGSANYDEKSVPNQVLDAEKLGLSPQLCDDLAVVLSSPRYHMLSWVLDWKELKSLCERYLENAEEMRNTNKELKYLNIDYSQFKDWPSEDDTKDIFFGIEKGYEQWVDLPSDGSEQFGSFQPAGNFKRSSTRRSLDDATTTDSDSGSVLRVRRTGRQRKLHRLESSESDYDSTERKPKHFRNRISSISDTDSNTQDSQTDSFGSDGCRLEVKKKSNKSSNKESNKKRSKTSKLTVDSVSHFHMLVNENVRHTNTNEDASGSDVSGNDIITLFSADMDENKRETIKGSTYTATAPLILTERRSDPAVLKSLRMFRPQNSKKSARISQILHKNLLNKSKDNNNLENNTNSITKFAPMLSTLNLNPKIVLTRADEIDNRLIRSKKQQRLSSGDITSELMNIQKNMPFSPNKNALSPYQKQKGNGAAITGKTDLSPTGGRDLNSKSNLGKRKFDILAKVVRDSDILAKNVPGLNSLDMMVPPRMRPTVNVVQLSRNIPQSPNSGSINSGNTPPRPNRTPSVAGNIQLPGTPSSGGHDSGVGMSPAGQTPPPRSSILPDVGEETNQLPDSSPTSSTTTNVSGQLEPDSSPRTVPIRRNQQSQSPKKSPSPCSTVTTTTTTSSVVASTTIASEQLQIVCKPDGTYQLASINPNVVSNQRNVLNLQNIDDGNVGNFSRQNQRAENANANRSTYERLTSAKVTAQSGQNTGLPKFQQAFGKTIYTLSTDTSTGGVTGASSETHVQTASPQKTANLSKAVQTSVPNAQQTNASTGINVQSIANIPNTLQLSTSRQILNIVQSSGNNANVASSPNTNQTLTQLVQSVQNASPGVIYTHKIPVTISTTNPSQLNIIPTISHSNSIPPGRTPVVKLNIIRAPLRQPNITGAIQAVLATPRLQQQQQQQQQQQQQQQQQQQQQQQQPPPQQPQPTVRTDSLLGSPIEVPNQVSSTTLEQLREFESVLEQVKERSTIQPQSHQTISTAATTTVQTQTTTQQTQATKPQQVSVSALTQQLLMPTQQTTNNDFANNGNTVNFQQDVFSQKVSLTYVNQNAGSVATKTPNSTPVVVVTSYCQPAASPALSVTSQSSSSPCVTPAPTPAPSAGKTPPTPPSSKTVKKTAPKTVKTSATNTSKASPIPKPQQKPQEDEQTAQRIYAILDEYAEQLRNSPDLNNKPAPRRRSNPPTNPSQSSKRKKSNASKTKPGGQQSSELSPSTDDLGRTMGSEDSSSGVVHVQDSPAGFSAPEEPSSNVGNVTDATAEIRNLTNDSNDSVELNVKRRNLIFAEPGSGQSRAVIVQEAVQTGSVSVSEALASVTGKMGSTAVLVPGPNYILPMNLVKGQQFTIVSSGSKLLATVPATVRATGNTGVSNTLVLQSFLNQAGKIISQPGQVKQVKIPTLQTLSGNQTLTTTQNVQGASVVIPHSGNHTQFTSDVSTEKSNIIGDLTMTKSDTVTGGVTVESATNTIVVNKSNSTIGLIQRNLNEPSENQPICGVITSNPNLTLQGARLFNSSIHKLTTPALKSDNVVCITPTATIAHSPEKKSPQESQIHNDKPVSIQTSATIALAFATQSDVSLLNDAQQHQQQQQQQQKDMKEISTEIIPGAKIISPKTVKRKIDDAMDSMSTITVTSKQSGGIDHATQFLVTGGPSSSDSQESAVQQSADGIEVSCKIGNGLLYGNARLQEAWEPEGKVSPDTPWRYVPTSANSLNIEPLNSRYSDNSENVQSVLQIINKGQGIEMASGQIYQTNTKKYFMNHTLEPFQQYSNKSNMMKTPLNPRLDRELLQQKMERKAAAIEREMKLQKSLSEECEDLGVDEPSTSDLFPEADLLFDTNHSPSFDHSSQDASCSQPLGMKSYGGSYFRSLDSSSGSRDASPVADFKLNERRKSSSQRTRSAKDSLKKLKRDKIDDLHLENPSKHLRLTLDNLSQDEASNSNSDISRLSPTNLGSLENDSLKDTGRTKMMSRNGSKEGSPSSVSSIPSNMKLDIDLDSESLPPSINVNNTSAASSGDESLTLLSGNTADVTIPSPLSPIAGPMLSTHKYTYTNKKRIPSKVTRMDYLSWESPMSERMRSSSDEEDSSISESVSSQPEDNALSNGLEDSVQSLKSLSNERRCNYLKKKDKLQVNSRVVLNRADHKSSLSKRTKLNESIQDSVMVSSDKASEASDDETSNIALVEPDCRARRSSLRGHVKKGCACCNGSPERPKKKSVKPEHSKLKKRLPSKQAGKKR, from the exons ATGTCTTCGCACATCCAAAAGTCGTGCGTG GGGCTTGAAGCGACATTGAGTGACAGCAAAAAGAAGTACGGCGACAAGGTGAATGCACTTCTGTCCGCCTGGGAGCATGTCACCAATTTCATTCCTGGGGCAACGCCAGAGGCCACCCAGTCTCTCATAGAATGGGCTCACAA ACACACGTTGAAATTGGTACTGCGCGGGGAGTGGCCGAAGTTGTCACCCGCGACGAAGACGCACCTCAGTGTAACGTTACAGAGGTGCGCGTCACACCTGGTGCAACACCCCGCTGCACCCAGGTGCACTGCCCTGATAGCTCTGGTGCACAATCCATGGACTCATCCCGCTCTCGACAGCATACTTAACGGCCAACCGGATTCCGAACATGAAGAGG AGTTCTGTTGTTCGGAGAAAGGTGAACTGCTGACAATGAGGCTGAAAATACTTTGCGAGGACCGCTGCGAGGACATAGCGGTAAAACTCGCCGCTGCATGCGTACGTTCTCTACGACGGAGCGATCGGTTGCGCTCACTCTCGGATTCTCATCACGTTCATTACATGATCGACGTCTATATCGTCCTCTTGTATAAATTGAAACGCACGCAAGATATATTCGCTCAA CTAAAATTAATGGACCTCAGCGACGGATTGGAATTGGTCCAACGTCTCAGTGGTGAAAGACCGACAAAGTATGGAACTGCACGCGTTTGGAGAAATTCGATAAAAGCTGCCGAATTGGTTGCACAATATCTCGTTACAGCTGGTATGGTACGCCCTGTGCCGGAAACAGGCGCAAACGTTTTGGAACAAATTCTAAACTCCTGGGCATTGTTGCATTCGAAATTAAAAGACGTAGCACCTACGTTGCCAGGGATGATAAGGAAGTTAATCGAACCCGCTGAGAGTGCTCAGCACATTTATATCTTTTGCGCGGTACTTGTTAAGCAT tTTGGCGATAGCATAAAGCCCGTGGTAATCGAATTGTATATCAGGGCGTTGACCACGGATATGAATGAATTGGAGAGTCAAAAAACAAAATCCGATACGGAGAAGGTTCGCGAGACTGCAAAGCGTCTGAGCACGCAATTCCTCAAGTTAGCCGATGTCGTTGGTAGCAATATCGGTATTGCCCGAGAATGCGTGTTGACAGCATTTTCTCTGCATCCTACCAGGGCTTGTTACGATAGGATCAAGGAAATCGCTGTTGCTTGCGGAAAAACGAAAGAGGATGGAACCTCCGGTGATAACGTCACCGGCAACGAGAAACTAAACCACATCCTTGAGAATAATCATTCTAACATAGGATTAAAAAAGATCGATAGCAATGCCGGAGAAAAGAACGGAACAAAAGTGACGAATACGGATTCGTCTTCGTCTTTATGCAATTCTTCGTTATTTCCAGTGTCGCCGTCGTTGTCCAGTTCGATCACGGGTATAACAACACCAACGAAAAAGAATATCGATTTCCAAAACGGACAAGTAACCAAGAACTTTGAGCGAACGGATCAACTATTAAAGAGCCTTTTAACTCTGAAAAAGGGAGATACGACGAACTCGGCAAGCGACAGGTGTCCTTTGCATCCAAAGAGGGATTCGTTATCCAATGGTCCACTCGGAGAGCTTTGCTTCAATTGCGGAGAATTTATTGGGAACGATATCTCGAGTAGTAAGACTCCAGAGTCGAACAATACGAACTCTAGAAACGTGGAAAGAACGCTCGATGCTTTAATTCTGATCAAAGGCGACGCTGTCACGGGTTCTGCGAATTACGACGAAAAATCCGTGCCAAATCAAGTGCTAGACGCGGAAAAACTCGGTCTGTCGCCACAGCTTTGCGATGACTTGGCCGTGGTTTTGAGCAGTCCTCGTTACCACATGCTTAGCTGGGTTTTGGATTGGAAGGAGCTGAAAAGTCTGTGCGAGAGATACTTGGAGAATGCCGAGGAGATGAGAAATACCAACAAGGAGCTGAAATACCTCAATATCGATTATTCGCAGTTTAAAGATTGGCCCTCGGAAGATGATACCAAGGATATCTTTTTTGGAATTGAAAAGGGATACGAGCAATGGGTGGATTTACCTTCGGATGGCTCGGAACAGTTTGGTAGCTTCCAGCCTGCTGGTAACTTCAAGAGGTCGTCGACGAGAAGAAGCCTCGATGACGCTACCACTACCGATTCGGATAGCGGAAGTGTATTACGAGTAAGGAGAACAGGGAGACAGAGAAAACTTCATAGATTAGAATCTTCCGAAAGCGACTATGACAGCACGGAACGTAAACCGAAACATTTTAGGAATAGGATCAGTTCGATCTCTGATACTGACAGTAATACGCAAGACAGCCAAACAGACAGCTTTGGCAGCGACGGATGCCGACTGGAGGTAAAGAAAAAGTCGAATAAATCGTCCAATAAGGAGTCGAATAAGAAACGTTCAAAAACTTCAAAATTAACTGTTGATTCCGTCTCGCATTTTCATATGCTTGTTAATGAAAACGTTCGACATACAAACACGAACGAAGACGCGAGCGGATCCGACGTAAGTGGCAACGAtattataactttattttcTGCCGATATGGATGAAAACAAACGTGAAACAATAAAAGGTTCGACGTACACAGCAACCGCGCCATTAATACTTACAGAGAGAAGAAGCGACCCAGCGGTACTTAAATCTTTGAGGATGTTCAGGCCGCAAAATTCGAAGAAATCTGCGAGGATTTCTCAGATACTGCACAAGAATCTCCTAAATAAGAGTAAAGACAATAATAACTTAGAAAATAATACGAACAGTATAACGAAATTTGCTCCGATGCTCAGCACGCTCAACCTGAACCCGAAGATTGTATTAACCAGAGCGGACGAGATCGACAACAGACTGATACGATCGAAAAAGCAGCAACGATTGAGTAGTGGCGATATTACTAGCGAACTGATGAACATTCAGAAGAATATGCCATTCTCTCCGAACAAAAACGCATTATCCCCGTATCAGAAACAAAAAGGAAATGGAGCAGCCATCACTGGTAAAACCGACTTATCTCCTACCGGTGGACGGGACTTAAATTCTAAATCGAATTTGGGCAAAAGAAAGTTTGATATTCTTGCGAAGGTTGTCAGGGATTCGGATATCTTGGCAAAAAATGTACCGGGTCTAAATTCATTGGATATGATGGTACCGCCAAGAATGCGACCCACTGTAAACGTCGTGCAACTTTCAAGAAACATTCCACAGAGTCCGAATTCGGGCTCTATCAACAGCGGAAATACTCCCCCGCGGCCAAACAGAACTCCGAGCGTGGCTGGAAACATTCAATTACCCGGTACACCCTCTTCCGGGGGGCACGATAGTGGTGTTGGCATGAGTCCGGCCGGTCAAACCCCTCCTCCGAGATCGTCGATTCTTCCCGATGTCGGTGAAGAAACGAATCAACTACCCGATAGTTCACCAACCTCTTCTACGACCACGAACGTTTCCGGTCAACTCGAGCCTGACTCGAGTCCTAGAACGGTGCCTATTCGGCGAAATCAACAGAGTCAATCGCCCAAGAAATCTCCGTCTCCTTGTTCCACGGTCACAACTACCACGACGACGAGCTCGGTAGTCGCCTCGACGACCATCGCATCGGAGCAGCTACAAATCGTTTGTAAACCAGACGGTACATACCAGTTGGCCTCTATAAATCCGAACGTAGTGTCTAATCAGAGGAATGTCCTCAATCTGCAGAACATCGACGATGGAAACGTTGGTAATTTTTCGCGGCAAAACCAAAGAGCCGAAAACGCAAACGCGAACAGGAGTACGTACGAGAGATTAACGTCTGCAAAAGTGACGGCGCAGTCTGGACAAAACACCGGTTTGCCCAAATTTCAGCAAGCTTTCGGCAAAACTATATATACGCTTTCCACGGACACGTCGACGGGCGGCGTAACCGGCGCCTCATCGGAAACGCACGTACAGACGGCGTCCCCGCAGAAGACGGCAAACCTATCGAAAGCAGTACAAACATCAGTACCTAATGCACAACAAACGAACGCGTCTACAGGCATAAACGTACAGTCCATTGCAAACATTCCAAACACGTTACAATTATCCACTAGCAGGCAAATCTTGAATATCGTCCAAAGCTCTGGAAATAACGCAAACGTGGCGTCTAGTCCGAATACGAATCAAACGTTGACGCAGCTAGTACAAAGCGTTCAGAATGCTTCGCCGGGTGTGATATACACGCACAAAATTCCTGTTACTATATCCACTACAAATCCGAGTCAACTGAACATTATACCGACTATATCGCATTCGAATTCGATACCACCTGGAAGAACACCGGTGGTCAAGTTGAACATTATTCGTGCTCCTTTGAGGCAACCAAATATTACCGGAGCTATTCAAGCAGTTTTGGCCACGCCAAGAttacaacagcagcagcagcagcagcaacaacaacagcagcagcagcaacaacaacaacaacaacaacaacaacagccaCCACCACAGCAACCACAACCAACAGTTAGGACAGACAGTTTACTTGGTTCTCCTATAGAGGTACCGAATCAAGTTAGCTCAACCACTTTAGAGCAATTGAGAGAATTCGAAAGCGTCCTGGAGCAAGTGAAAGAGAGGAGTACGATTCAACCACAGTCTCATCAAACGATATCCACCGCAGCCACTACCACCGTACAAACGCAAACTACTACGCAACAAACGCAAGCTACCAAACCACAGCAAGTTTCTGTGAGCGCTCTCACTCAACAGCTTTTGATGCCGACGCAGCAAACCACCAACAACGATTTTGCGAACAACGGCAACACAGTAAATTTTCAACAGGACGTTTTCTCTCAGAAAGTTTCTCTAACTTACGTAAATCAAAACGCAGGCTCCGTTGCCACGAAAACTCCAAATTCGACTCCGGTCGTTGTTGTGACCAGCTACTGTCAACCGGCGGCTTCGCCCGCTCTCAGTGTTACTTCGCAAAGTTCTTCCAGTCCGTGCGTCACCCCGGCTCCGACGCCTGCACCATCCGCTGGGAAAACGCCTCCCACTCCACCTTCGTCGAAAACGGTGAAAAAAACGGCGCCCAAGACGGTGAAAACCAGCGCGACGAACACGTCGAAGGCTTCACCAATACCGAAGCCGCAACAAAAGCCACAGGAAGACGAACAGACCGCTCAAAGAATCTACGCTATATTAGACGAGTATGCAGAGCAATTACGAAATTCTCCTGATCTGAACAATAAACCCGCTCCGAGGAGAAGATCAAATCCACCAACGAATCCGAGTCAATCTTCGAAGAGGAAAAAGTCGAATGCGAGCAAAACGAAACCTGGTGGTCAACAGAGCTCGGAACTTAGCCCGAGTACAGATGATCTCGGAAGAACAATGGGCAGCGAGGATTCTTCGAGCGGCGTTGTTCACGTGCAAGACAGTCCTGCTGGTTTCTCCGCTCCGGAGGAACCATCCAGTAACGTTGGAAACGTGACGGATGCAACTGCCGAAATTAGAAACCTGACGAACGATTCGAACGACAGTGTGGAATTAAACGTTAAAAGACGAAATCTGATTTTCGCGGAACCTGGTTCCGGGCAGTCGAGGGCGGTGATCGTTCAGGAAGCTGTGCAAACTGGTTCCGTGAGCGTCAGCGAAGCTCTAGCTTCGGTAACGGGAAAGATGGGAAGCACAGCTGTCTTGGTCCCTGGACCTAATTACATATTACCGATGAATCTAGTGAAAGGTCAGCAATTCACGATAGTATCCAGCGGATCGAAACTTCTTGCAACGGTGCCCGCAACCGTACGAGCTACTGGAAACACCGGTGTATCGAATACTCTCGTACTTCAATCCTTTCTGAATCAAGCAGGGAAAATAATTTCGCAACCGGGGCAAGTCAAGCAAGTTAAAATACCAACGTTGCAGACTCTGTCAGGCAATCAGACTCTGACCACGACGCAAAACGTTCAGGGTGCGTCGGTGGTTATTCCTCATAGTGGAAATCATACTCAATTTACGAGCGACGTAAGTACAGAGAAGAGTAACATCATCGGTGACTTGACTATGACAAAATCCGACACTGTGACTGGAGGAGTTACCGTTGAATCCGCGACGAACACGATCGTCGTGAACAAGAGCAATTCTACGATCGGTCTGATACAGCGTAACTTGAACGAGCCGTCAGAAAATCAACCGATATGCGGCGTGATCACCAGCAACCCTAATTTAACTCTTCAAGGCGCCAGACTGTTCAACTCCTCTATACACAAACTGACGACGCCGGCGCTTAAGTCTGACAACGTAGTGTGTATAACGCCAACAGCTACGATCGCCCATAGTCCAGAAAAGAAGTCACCGCAAGAAAGTCAAATACATAACGACAAACCTGTCTCCATTCAAACGAGTGCAACGATTGCTCTCGCTTTTGCCACTCAGTCCGATGTTTCCTTGTTGAACGACGCTCAACAacatcagcaacagcaacaacaacaacaaaaggATATGAAGGAAATATCGACGGAAATAATCCCTGGTGCCAAGATCATCTCCCCGAAGACGGTCAAGAGAAAAATCGACGACGCAATGG ACTCTATGTCCACGATAACGGTTACGAGTAAACAGTCTGGTGGAATCGACCACGCGACGCAGTTCCTGGTAACTGGTGGACCAAGTAGTTCGGATAGTCAAGAATCTGCTGTTCAGCAGTCTGCCGATGGTATCGAGGTATCGTGCAAGATCGGAAACGGCTTACTATATGGAAACGCGCGATTGCAAGAAGCTTGGGAACCAGAGGGTAAAGTGTCGCCCGATACACCTTGGCGATACGTTCCTACGTCAGCGAATTCTTTAAATATCGAACCTTTGAATTCAAGATACTCAGATAATTCAGAGAACGTTCAAAGCGTTCTGCAGATCATCAATAAAGGTCAAGGTATCGAGATGGCGAGTGGACAGATCTATCAAACGAACACGAAAAAGTACTTTATGAATCATACGTTAGAACCATTCCAGCAATACTCGAATAAGAGCAACATGATGAAAACGCCGTTAAATCCTAGATTAGATCGAGAATTGTTACAACAAAAGATGGAGAGGAAAGCAGCCGCGATAGAACGCGAGATGAAGCTACAGAAAAGTTTATCGGAGGAGTGCGAAGACTTGGGCGTGGATGAACCGAGCACCAGTGACTTGTTCCCAGAGGCAGATTTGTTGTTCGATACGAATCATTCGCCATCTTTCGATCATTCTTCTCAAGACGCATCCTGCAGTCAACCACTGGGTATGAAATCTTACGGTGGTTCCTACTTTCGTTCATTAGATTCGTCAAGCGGTAGCAGAGACGCCAGTCCCGTTGCCGATTTTAAGCTGAACGAACGTAGAAAAAGTAGCAGCCAGCGAACCAGATCCGCGAAAGATTCTTTGAAGAAATTGAAAAGAGACAAGATAGATGATCTACATTTAGAAAATCCGTCGAAACACTTGCGGCTAACCTTGGATAATTTAAGTCAGGACGAAGCATCGAATAGTAATTCTGATATTTCGAGATTATCGCCGACGAATCTGGGATCGTTGGAGAACGATTCGTTGAAGGATACGGGTCGGACAAAAATGATGTCAAGAAATGGTTCGAAGGAAGGTTCGCCAAGTAGCGTGTCGAGCATTCCATCAAACATGAAATTGGATATCGACTTGGATTCGGAATCGCTACCCCCAAGCATCAATGTAAATAATACCTCGGCAGCAAGCTCGGGGGACGAAAGCTTAACCTTGCTGAGCGGTAACACCGCCGATGTCACGATACCTTCACCACTCTCGCCGATCGCTGGTCCCATGCTATCGACGCACAAGTATACCTATACCAATAAGAAGCGAATTCCGTCGAAGGTGACGAGGATGGATTACCTTTCTTGGGAGAGTCCAATGTCCGAGAGAATGAGATCGAGCAGCGACGAAGAGGATTCTAGTATAAGCGAGTCGGTCAGCAGTCAACCAGAAGACAACGCTCTGAGCAACGGACTCGAGGATAGTGTACAAAGTCTCAAATCTCTGTCGAACGAGCGACGCTGCAATTAtctaaaaaaaaaggataagttACAGGTGAATTCAAGAGTAGTATTGAATCGAGCGGATCATAAAAGTAGTCTGTCGAAACGTACCAAGCTGAACGAGTCGATTCAAGATTCGGTCATGGTTTCCAGTGATAAGGCCTCTGAGGCCTCGGACGACGAAACGAGCAATATCGCTTTGGTCGAGCCGGACTGTCGAGCCAGACGATCCAGTTTACGTGGACACGTTAAGAAGGGATGTGCCTGTTGCAACGGATCGCCGGAAAGACCCAAAAAGAAATCGGTCAAGCCCGAACATTCGAAATTAAAGAAGCGACTGCCCTCGAAACAGGCTGGAAAGAAAAGGTAG